The nucleotide window GGATCCAGTCAAATCAGACTTTTTAGATGTTCCGTAACCAACTACAACAATTTCATTAAGTTTGTTAGTAGAACTTTGAAGCGAAACTTCTACAGTTTTTTTCCCTCCGACACTAACATTTTTGGCTTCGAACCCAACATAGCTAAATGACAAAACAGAATTATCATTTGTTACTTTTATCGAAAATTTTCCATCAAAATCAGTACTCGCAGAATTTTTAGTTCCTTTCTCGAGAATATTCACACCTGGTAAAGGTAATCCTGTTTCATCTTTGACGATACCACTAACAGTCTTACCGTTTTGGGCACTTATCAGATTACTCGTCAATAAGCCCATCAAAAGCATAATGACAAAACTGATTTTCTTGCCATTTTTTAATACACATTTAATACTCATAGTATAACATTTTTGGTTAATTTGGTTTGGTTTTTATTTATTCTAATTTTTTTAGGGTTACATTTTTTTCATTTTAAATAAAAAATAGTGGGGATTAAATTATTATTGATTTACACTTAATACTCTATACAATATTCCTTTTTAGATTCTCTGAAACTTAAATCTTACAGTCTTCTTAGTAAACTTTTACTTTAGAAATGCTCACTTCAGCAAAAAATATTCTATCTCAATCTTATCAACTTTCTCACAAATCTCACATACAAAACACATTTGCTGTTAAGAATATCATAAAATTGTAATCGATTACACAAACGTAGAAATTAATTTTGATTAAAAAAAATAAAAACTGCCAAAAAAATAAAATACGATAAAAAAAATACAGATTATTTACACATACCGCATAAATGATGAATATTTTTTCTGATAATTTTAAAACAAAAATCAAAAAAATATCAAATCCACCCTTTATTAATCAAAAAAACACATCAAGCACACAATAAAATCTTAACATTTATTAACATTTAAGCTCAAAATACATAAATAAGGCAATCGATAACATTAGTTAATTCACACTTAAAACACATATTCCTTTTTGATATTTTTGCATAAAAAAACTGCCGGAAACGATTCCGGCAGTTTTAAACATGAGTTCTAAATAAATTATTACTTGATTCTCGTAGAAGATTTACGAATATGCAATTCAGGTGTAAGCACCACTTTCTTCTCAATTTTCACATTATCAGTATTATTTATTTGTTCAAGAAAAACTTTTGCAGCCATCTTACCCATCTCTAACGGAGATTGATCAACCGAAGATATAGACAACTCCATAAACTGGGTAAATGGCTCATTACCAAACCCAAAAACACAGAATTCTTCAGGAACTTTAATCCCTCTTTCCTTTAATTCCTGAATGGCTCCTAAAGCTGCAAAATCACTCGAAGAAAAAATCCCATCGGGAGGAGTCTCCAAGCTCAACAATCTATCAACAGCTTGTCTTCCTGCATCTACACTACTTCTAGCTCTAAAAACATAATCGTTATTTAGCTCCAAGCCATTATCCAATAACGCCTTTTCATAACCATTTTTTCTGTTTGCATATATTTCTAACGACTGATCCCCAGTTAAATGCGCAATTCGTTTACACCCTTGTTCAATCAAATTCTTTGTTGCCAAATATCCGCCTTCAAAGTCATTGATAGTCACTGAGCTCACACCGTCCATATTTTTCTTTCTATCAAAAAATACCAAAGGAACATTTTTGCGCACCACATTCTTTATAATATATTCATTCTCTTTCGACAAATTAGTGATTGACATCAAAATCCCATCTACTTGCGCATTCAACAAAGTAGTAATGTTCTCGACCTGCCTATTTTCATCCTCATGAGTTTGACAAATAATAATATGGTATCCCTCAGGATGCAATTCCTCCTCAATCCCCCGAATTGCCGAGGCAAAAAAATTACTGTCAATACGTGGAACTATAACTCCAACATTATTACTTTTTCCGCTTCTAAGAGATTGAGCAAGTCTATTTTGCTTATAATTCATTTTGGCAGCTGTCTCCAGTACTAGCTTACGGGTAACTTCGCTAATTTTAGGGTTGTTATTCAAGGCTCTCGATACAGTAGCTGCAGTGATATCCAGCTTTTTGGCTATATCGTAGATGGTGGTTTTTTGATCCATTATATGGAATTTATGATAAAATAATTTGAGCGTAAAATTAAATAAAAAAAATAAAAAAAAAATTATATGTTATCGATTGCATCAAAAACATTTACCGTCATGAAACGCTTAAAAAGAACATTTTACTCAACGATAAATATTCATCGAAAATAGCATTTTATTTTAAATATCTAAAAAATAACAGCATTTTATTTTATTTCTGTCTTTTTTAAAGCTCTTTCATTTTTTTATATTAAAATTATATGTAGGTTTGTGTAATCGATTACAAGAGTGTGCGTTAATTTTAGTAAGAAAAAAAATATGAAAAGACAAATCAACCTTCAGATAACCTTAAAAAACAAGAAAAAAATTATTTTTACGTTTATTGGTATACTTTTTATAACATCGTTCCTTTTTTCTCAAACCAATCAGCAAACAAAAAAGGCATGGGACAACATGCAAACAATTCTCAATGAAACAAAAGTCCCAACTTTTCAAAACAAAACGTTTAATATTCTAAACTTTGGTGCAAAAGCGGACGGACAGACAGACAATACTGACGCCATAAAAAAAGCTATTCACGAATGTTCAATAAGCGGTGGTGGTACTATATTGATCCCGAAAGGAAAATACAACTCACGAGCAATTCACCTTGAAGACAATGTAAACCTTCATTTAGAAGAAGGTTCCGAAATACTTTTCAGCACCAACCCAAAAGATTACTACCCTTTGGTTCACACTTCATTCGAAGGCACTGAATACATGAATTATTCTCCCTTAGTATATGCTTACAAGAAGAAAAACGTCGCTGTAACAGGCAAAGGAACTTTAAACGGACAAGCAAACAACGAAAACTGGTGGTCCTGGTGTGGCAGTGAACATTATGGTTGGAAAAAAGGAATGCCTTCACAATCTGATCCACTCAACCGACAGGCTTTGGTTGATAT belongs to Flavobacterium aquiphilum and includes:
- a CDS encoding LacI family DNA-binding transcriptional regulator codes for the protein MDQKTTIYDIAKKLDITAATVSRALNNNPKISEVTRKLVLETAAKMNYKQNRLAQSLRSGKSNNVGVIVPRIDSNFFASAIRGIEEELHPEGYHIIICQTHEDENRQVENITTLLNAQVDGILMSITNLSKENEYIIKNVVRKNVPLVFFDRKKNMDGVSSVTINDFEGGYLATKNLIEQGCKRIAHLTGDQSLEIYANRKNGYEKALLDNGLELNNDYVFRARSSVDAGRQAVDRLLSLETPPDGIFSSSDFAALGAIQELKERGIKVPEEFCVFGFGNEPFTQFMELSISSVDQSPLEMGKMAAKVFLEQINNTDNVKIEKKVVLTPELHIRKSSTRIK